A genome region from Silene latifolia isolate original U9 population unplaced genomic scaffold, ASM4854445v1 scaffold_217, whole genome shotgun sequence includes the following:
- the LOC141638853 gene encoding uncharacterized protein LOC141638853 encodes MERGYVRESMSPCAVPVLLVPKKDGSWRMCVDSRAVNNITIKYRFPIPRLDDMLDELHDSVIFSEIDLRSGYHQIRMREGDEWKTAFKTKHGLYEWTVMPFGLTNAPSTFMRLMNEVLKSFLGRFVVVYLDDILVYSRSIVEHFEHLRQVFETLRNHKLYGKREKCSFLVESVVFLGYVVSKDGVSVDQSKIEAIRSWPEPKTVSEDAIMVVVDRFSKMAHFVACHKTDDASNVADLYYREIVRLHGIPKTIVSDRDSKFLSYFWNTLWRKVGTKLLFSTSHHPQTDGQTEVTNRTLGTLLCGLVSKTQKDWDLKLSHAEFAYNRSPTHATGHSPFEIVYGINPYLPLDLIPLPKDELVHKDAESKLKAMLKLHEQVRARIEAVNAAYKRKSSKNKKPRVFEVGDLVWVHLRKERFPSKRKNKLMPRAEGPYKIVGRVNNNAYKVELPGDYGVHATFNVGDLSPYLDDDGLAELRSIPFQGGGDDANQAKDQANVSELVDGLDELVMNTQEEGLMLVRKFQPLSYNYPSLVNLLSVELKS; translated from the exons ATGGAGAGGGGCTATGTGCGTGAGAGTATGAGTCCTTGTGCTGTTCCGGTGTTGCTCGTACCAAAGAAGGATGGGTCATGGCGTATGTGTGTTGATAGCCGGGCTGTAAACAACATAACCATCAAATATCGCTTCCCAATACcgagacttgatgatatgcttgacgaGCTTCATGATTCGGTTATCTTCTCAGAAATCGACCTTAGAagtggttaccatcagattcggATGCGTGAGGGTGATGAATGGAAGACGGCTTTTAAAACGAAGCATGGATTATATGAATggaccgtcatgccattcggtcttACCAATGCTCCAAGTACCTTCATGAGGTTGATGAATGAGGTACTTAAATCCTTTTTGGGCAGATTTGTTGTAGTTTATCTTGACGATATTTTGGTGTATAGCAGGAGTATTGTTGAGCATTTTGAACATTTGAGGCAAGTGTTTGAAACCTTGCGAAATCACAAACTTTATGGGAAGCGAGAGAAGTGCTCTTTTCTTGTGGAGAGCGTGGTGTTCTTGGGATACGTGGTGTCCAAGGATGGTGTCTCGGTTGATCAATCAAAAATCGAAGCAATCCGATCATGGCCGGAGCCTAAAACAGTTAGTGAG GATGCTATCATGGTGGTGGTTGATCGATTTTCCAAGATGGCTCATTTTGTTGCTTGCCATAAAACCGATGATGCTTCTAATGTGGCTGATTTATACTATCGAGAAATTGTGAGGTTACATGGCATTCCAAAGACTATTGTGTCGGATCGGGATTCTAAATTCTTGAGCTACTTTTGGAATACATTATGGAGGAAAGTGGGTACAAAGTTGCTGTTTAGTAcctctcaccatcctcaaacGGATGGGCAGACCGAGGTCACCAATCGTACTTTGGGAACTTTGTTGTGTGGGCTTGTAAGCAAGACACAAAAGGATTGGGATCTCAAGCTTTCTCATGCCGAATTTGCTTATAACCGGTCGCCTACTCATGCTACGGGTCATTCACCATTTGAAATTGTCTACGGTATTAATCCTTATCTTCCTTTGGATTTAATTCCGTTGCCTAAAGATGAGTTGGTGCATAAAGATGCCGAGTCCAAGTTGAAAGCAATGTTGAAGCTCCATGAGCAAGTCCGTGCGAGAATTGAAGCCGTGAATGCAGCCTATAAACGCAAGTCAAGCAAGAATAAGAAGCCAAGGGTGTTTGAGGTTGGAGACTTGGTTTGGGTGCACTTGAGAAAGGAGCGTTTTCCTAGCAAACGAAAGAATAAACTCATGCCTAGAGCGGAAGGTCCTTACAAGATTGTGGGTCGAGTGAACAACAATGCTTACAAGGTTGAACTTCCCGGTGATTATGGTGTTCACGCCACTTTTAATGTTGGTGATCTCTCTCCTTATTTGGATGATGATGGCCTAgctgaattgaggtcaattccttttcaagggggaggggatgatgcgaACCAAGCTAAGGACCAAGCTAATGTCTCGGAGTTAGTTGATGGGCTGGACGAGTTGGTTATGAACACTCAAGAGGAGGGTCTGATGTTGGTCCGTAAGTTTCAGCCTTTAAGCTACAATTATCCTTCTCTTGTTAATTTGCTAAGTGTGGAACTTAAGAGCTGA